The proteins below come from a single Vicinamibacterales bacterium genomic window:
- a CDS encoding cytochrome c3 family protein, with the protein MTLTRSLPAFVLTAWCLAAWPALAQKPTTAVAPKAPTNDDCLACHGDASATGANGRSVAVAPEKYSASIHGQGGQACVDCHRDLATATEFPHAEKLAPVDCATCHGDSAAKYDTSVHAGARRASAQSVAAACKDCHGTHEIRASKDPDSSTYHLNLPATCGRCHGNADVIKRGKIAIGNVMVQFQDSIHGRALSRSGLMVAPDCKDCHSAHDIKRKSDPSSSVYRTTVPATCGKCHEGVQRLYQAGVHAAAVAKGNPIAPVCVTCHTAHNIQRAEGASWKQQALLECGSCHAESVRTYRDTFHGQQTQLGYMRVAACADCHGAHDIFPKADARSTVSAARIVGTCRRCHAQVSASFAKYDPHADRHNRMRNPLLFWAARFMEALLIGVFGFFGIHTALWASRSVRSHHARTQE; encoded by the coding sequence ATGACACTGACGCGTTCCCTCCCGGCATTCGTGCTGACGGCTTGGTGTCTGGCCGCCTGGCCTGCGCTGGCGCAGAAACCCACGACAGCGGTTGCGCCAAAGGCTCCGACCAACGACGACTGTCTGGCGTGTCATGGCGACGCGTCTGCGACCGGCGCGAATGGCCGGTCGGTCGCGGTGGCTCCCGAGAAATACAGCGCGTCGATCCACGGACAGGGTGGACAGGCGTGCGTGGACTGCCACCGGGACCTCGCCACCGCCACGGAGTTTCCGCATGCCGAGAAACTGGCGCCCGTCGACTGCGCGACGTGCCACGGGGACTCGGCCGCGAAGTACGACACGAGCGTCCACGCCGGGGCGCGGCGGGCGTCAGCCCAGAGCGTGGCCGCGGCGTGCAAGGACTGCCACGGGACGCACGAGATCCGCGCGTCGAAGGACCCTGATTCGTCCACGTATCACCTGAATCTCCCCGCGACGTGCGGACGCTGCCACGGCAACGCCGACGTCATCAAGCGCGGCAAGATTGCGATCGGCAACGTGATGGTGCAGTTCCAGGACAGCATCCACGGCCGGGCGTTGAGCAGGAGCGGCCTGATGGTCGCGCCCGACTGCAAGGACTGCCACAGCGCCCACGACATCAAGCGCAAGAGCGATCCGAGCAGTTCGGTGTACCGGACGACCGTGCCGGCCACGTGCGGCAAGTGCCACGAGGGCGTGCAGCGCCTCTACCAGGCTGGCGTCCACGCCGCGGCCGTCGCGAAGGGCAATCCGATCGCCCCGGTCTGCGTGACCTGCCACACGGCGCACAACATCCAGCGGGCCGAAGGCGCGTCGTGGAAGCAGCAGGCGTTGCTCGAGTGCGGATCGTGCCACGCCGAGTCGGTACGGACCTACCGCGACACGTTCCACGGTCAGCAGACGCAACTCGGGTACATGCGCGTCGCGGCCTGCGCCGACTGTCATGGTGCGCACGACATTTTCCCCAAGGCCGATGCCCGCTCCACCGTTTCTGCGGCCCGCATCGTCGGCACGTGCAGGAGGTGCCACGCGCAGGTGAGCGCCAGCTTCGCGAAGTACGATCCGCACGCCGACCGTCACAACCGCATGCGAAATCCGCTGTTGTTCTGGGCTGCGCGATTCATGGAGGCGCTGCTGATCGGCGTCTTCGGCTTCTTCGGAATCCACACCGCGCTCTGGGCCTCGCGCTCGGTCCGCAGCCATCACGCCCGCACGCAGGAGTAG
- a CDS encoding NapC/NirT family cytochrome c, with protein sequence MAVQSRFRHARNPLTLFGVWLTSVSAILFLVVFFADLFGLHTNPYIGIIFFLVLPGFFVLGLVLIPLGILVSRRRERLGKPMQLVNWPIVDLNQPHQRHMASFLLVATLINVIVISLAAYRGIEYMDSPTFCGQVCHTVMRPEFTAYQNGPHARVACVACHIGPGAPWFVKSKLSGTRQLFAVALKTYPTPIPSPVMNLRPARDTCEECHWPEKFTGDRVRAVREFADDEANTEATSTLQLHVGSGSATLGANGIHWHMSPSTRVAYVTTDAKRQTIIYVKVEDRNGVREFRGDGVTDQQIKNGELRQMDCMDCHNRPSHRFDATPERAVNEALANGLIPRTLPFVRRESVAALKQAYRSQEAAAPAIAKRLTEFYRTQLGSEYPGRTADVNRAVSVTQAIYGRNVFPAMNVSWGTYPNNLGHVDFPGCFRCHDDAHKSSDGRPIKQDCDLCHKTE encoded by the coding sequence ATGGCGGTGCAGTCCCGGTTTCGGCATGCGCGAAATCCGCTGACGTTGTTCGGCGTCTGGCTGACCAGCGTGAGCGCGATCCTGTTCCTCGTGGTCTTTTTCGCGGACCTGTTCGGCCTGCACACGAACCCGTACATCGGGATCATCTTCTTTCTCGTGCTGCCGGGTTTCTTCGTCCTGGGGCTCGTGCTGATTCCGCTGGGCATCCTGGTGTCGAGACGGCGCGAACGACTCGGCAAGCCGATGCAGTTGGTGAATTGGCCGATTGTCGACCTCAACCAGCCGCACCAGCGGCACATGGCGTCGTTCCTCCTCGTGGCCACGCTCATCAACGTCATCGTGATCTCGCTGGCGGCGTATCGGGGCATCGAGTACATGGACTCGCCGACCTTCTGCGGCCAGGTGTGTCATACGGTGATGAGGCCGGAGTTCACGGCCTACCAGAACGGTCCGCACGCACGCGTCGCGTGCGTCGCGTGCCACATTGGTCCCGGTGCGCCGTGGTTCGTGAAATCGAAGCTGTCTGGCACGCGCCAGCTGTTCGCCGTGGCGCTGAAGACCTACCCCACGCCGATCCCGTCGCCGGTCATGAACCTGCGGCCGGCGCGCGATACGTGCGAAGAGTGCCACTGGCCCGAAAAGTTCACGGGCGACCGCGTGCGAGCGGTGCGCGAGTTCGCGGATGACGAGGCGAACACCGAGGCAACCAGCACACTGCAACTGCACGTCGGGAGCGGGAGCGCGACGCTCGGCGCCAACGGGATCCACTGGCACATGTCGCCGTCCACCCGGGTGGCCTACGTCACGACGGACGCGAAGCGCCAGACGATCATCTACGTGAAGGTCGAAGACAGAAACGGCGTGCGCGAGTTCAGGGGCGATGGCGTGACGGACCAGCAGATCAAGAACGGCGAGCTGCGCCAGATGGACTGCATGGACTGCCACAACCGTCCCAGCCACCGGTTCGACGCAACGCCGGAGCGTGCCGTCAACGAGGCGCTGGCCAACGGGCTGATCCCAAGGACGCTGCCGTTCGTGCGCCGGGAATCGGTGGCCGCTCTGAAGCAGGCGTATCGGTCGCAGGAGGCGGCCGCACCGGCGATCGCCAAGCGCCTGACCGAGTTCTACCGGACCCAGCTGGGATCGGAGTACCCGGGCAGGACGGCCGACGTGAACCGCGCCGTCTCGGTCACACAGGCCATCTATGGCCGCAACGTCTTTCCGGCGATGAACGTGAGCTGGGGCACCTACCCGAACAACCTGGGGCACGTGGACTTCCCAGGCTGCTTCCGCTGCCACGACGATGCCCACAAGTCGTCGGACGGGCGACCAATCAAGCAGGATTGTGACCTTTGTCACAAGACGGAATAG
- a CDS encoding DmsE family decaheme c-type cytochrome, whose amino-acid sequence MDSSRNTLVRGGLLAALAIGWLAVAGTAAASTPGQAAVKAPPVQAPHGAYAGTATCLSCHEDRGAALKQGPHSHAFRAGTPMAPFGCQACHGETKAAMGCEGCHGPGKAHADAGGDKTKIRLFASLSPKDASDTCVSCHFRTKHALWGGSQHDQRNVGCTTCHSIHAAKGEKQLKTASETELCAPCHRAIVNKQLKFNHMPVREGKLGCSSCHNVHGASNVKLLKAGTTVSESCVTCHAEKRGPVLWEHAPVTENCATCHDPHGSNNDRMLVAKQPFLCQRCHVTSRHPPTVYEGYLLNNSTNGNKIYGRSCMVCHQQVHGSNAPSGKAFLR is encoded by the coding sequence ATGGATTCATCTAGGAACACCCTGGTCCGTGGGGGCCTGCTCGCCGCGTTGGCGATCGGGTGGCTCGCCGTGGCCGGGACGGCCGCGGCCTCCACGCCGGGCCAGGCGGCGGTGAAGGCACCACCGGTCCAGGCTCCTCACGGCGCTTACGCGGGCACGGCGACGTGCCTGAGCTGCCATGAGGATCGCGGCGCTGCGCTCAAGCAGGGCCCGCATTCGCACGCATTCCGGGCGGGCACGCCGATGGCGCCGTTCGGGTGCCAGGCCTGCCATGGAGAGACGAAAGCCGCGATGGGCTGCGAGGGTTGCCACGGCCCGGGCAAGGCGCACGCGGATGCCGGCGGCGACAAGACCAAGATCCGCCTCTTCGCGTCACTCTCGCCGAAGGACGCCAGCGACACGTGTGTGAGCTGCCACTTCCGGACCAAGCACGCGCTCTGGGGCGGCAGCCAGCACGATCAGCGGAACGTGGGCTGCACCACGTGCCACAGCATCCACGCCGCGAAGGGCGAGAAGCAGTTGAAGACGGCGAGCGAGACCGAACTGTGCGCGCCGTGCCACCGGGCGATTGTCAACAAGCAGCTCAAGTTCAACCACATGCCGGTGCGCGAGGGCAAGCTCGGGTGCTCGTCCTGCCACAACGTGCACGGCGCCTCGAACGTGAAGCTGCTCAAGGCGGGGACCACCGTCAGCGAGTCGTGCGTCACCTGCCACGCCGAGAAGCGCGGCCCGGTACTCTGGGAGCATGCGCCGGTGACCGAGAACTGCGCGACCTGCCACGATCCGCACGGTTCGAACAACGACCGCATGCTGGTAGCCAAGCAGCCGTTCCTCTGCCAGCGCTGCCATGTGACCTCGCGTCATCCTCCAACGGTGTACGAGGGCTACCTGCTGAACAACTCGACCAACGGCAACAAGATCTACGGGCGGTCGTGTATGGTCTGCCATCAGCAGGTTCATGGGTCGAACGCCCCGTCGGGCAAGGCTTTCCTGCGCTAG
- a CDS encoding MtrB/PioB family outer membrane beta-barrel protein yields the protein MRNRLMICTAALLLASATFAWAQDKPQGNTTASTSGAIDIGGRFTSTSGDQARFERYRDLRNGANVNVLFNKETSNWTFDVRATNLGYRDGRYAANFKSRRVQFSVLFDSTPLNYSYDTRTPYTCTAGNCSLDAGLRAQVQAKTAVGVPSSIATLTSGSIYNSISKQFDLQSRRDTFAADARFSATDNLDFTFGVNTYKRSGNMPFGAAFAFSVAAELPIVVDNRETEMTVGMEWASHQGMFRVAYEHSKFDQSVPSFTFDNPNFATDYNKAPGTGYDPSGYSNGNGPATGRMAQPPTNTLDTFSWLGMVKLPGHTTANATFAMGANRQDAALIPWTTNAVIANAKVYATFPGLAALPRNTADMTVNYASGTMNLNSRPSKYVTLTARYRFNSRNDFTRRFEGIEYVRFDAVPEETGGESEPFNINRNTFDVNASFTPIPYSAVRVGYGFDKWEHTTRATDGWKDNTARVSFDTVGNQYVTLRALFEHTKRESIGLNVDDIVGSGGQPALRFYDEASRTRNRGTFIVEFTPVSTVGLNFSLASGKDDYQGADASQTFGLLNNKNTSYGVGVNFAPSAKVNLGADYARETFNSVQQSRNANPAPDASWTDPNRNWTLTNDEKVNTFSLYLNLVKALAKTDIRVGYDYSDSDQGFLHGGPRIAALSTLGTFIALPNVTNKWNHLTFDLKYLLSPKVGIGFSYWYEKFAVADFATINTAGPATLPVASLGSQTDTLRNNWLGSITTGYGNRPYTGQTGFVRVFYLF from the coding sequence ATGCGCAACAGATTGATGATTTGCACTGCGGCGCTCTTGCTTGCCTCCGCAACATTCGCGTGGGCGCAGGACAAGCCGCAGGGGAACACAACGGCCTCGACCAGCGGGGCCATCGACATCGGTGGGCGGTTCACCTCCACGAGTGGTGACCAGGCCCGGTTCGAACGGTACCGTGACCTGCGCAACGGCGCCAACGTCAACGTGCTGTTCAACAAGGAGACGTCGAACTGGACGTTCGACGTGAGGGCGACCAATCTCGGGTACCGCGACGGCCGGTACGCCGCGAACTTCAAGAGCCGGCGGGTGCAGTTCTCGGTGTTGTTCGATTCGACGCCGCTCAACTACAGCTACGACACGAGGACACCGTACACCTGCACGGCGGGCAACTGCTCGCTCGATGCCGGGCTGCGGGCCCAGGTCCAGGCGAAGACGGCGGTCGGGGTGCCGTCGTCCATCGCGACCCTGACCAGCGGTTCGATTTACAACTCGATCTCCAAGCAGTTCGACCTGCAGTCGCGGCGGGACACGTTCGCCGCGGACGCGCGGTTCTCGGCGACCGACAACCTCGACTTCACGTTCGGCGTCAACACCTACAAGCGTTCGGGCAACATGCCGTTCGGTGCCGCATTCGCGTTCAGCGTGGCCGCCGAACTGCCGATCGTGGTGGACAACCGGGAGACCGAGATGACGGTCGGCATGGAGTGGGCGAGCCACCAGGGCATGTTCCGCGTGGCCTACGAGCACTCGAAGTTCGACCAGTCGGTGCCGTCCTTCACGTTCGACAACCCGAACTTCGCGACCGACTACAACAAGGCGCCGGGCACGGGCTACGACCCGAGCGGCTATTCGAACGGCAACGGGCCGGCGACGGGCCGCATGGCGCAGCCGCCGACGAACACGCTCGATACGTTCAGCTGGTTGGGCATGGTCAAGCTGCCCGGCCACACGACGGCGAACGCCACGTTCGCCATGGGGGCGAACCGGCAGGATGCGGCGCTCATCCCCTGGACCACCAACGCCGTGATTGCCAACGCGAAGGTGTACGCGACGTTCCCGGGCCTCGCGGCGCTGCCGCGCAACACGGCCGACATGACCGTGAACTACGCGTCCGGGACGATGAATCTGAACTCGCGGCCCAGCAAGTACGTCACGCTGACGGCACGGTATCGCTTCAACAGCCGCAACGACTTCACGCGGCGGTTCGAGGGGATCGAGTACGTGCGATTCGACGCGGTGCCCGAGGAGACGGGCGGGGAGTCCGAGCCGTTCAACATCAACCGCAACACGTTCGACGTCAACGCGTCGTTCACGCCGATTCCGTACAGCGCCGTCCGCGTCGGGTACGGGTTCGACAAGTGGGAGCACACCACGCGAGCGACCGATGGTTGGAAGGACAATACCGCCAGGGTGTCGTTCGACACGGTGGGCAACCAGTACGTGACACTGCGCGCGCTCTTCGAGCACACCAAGCGTGAGTCGATCGGCCTGAACGTCGACGACATCGTCGGGTCCGGCGGGCAGCCGGCGCTGCGTTTCTACGACGAGGCGTCACGGACGCGCAACCGGGGAACGTTCATCGTCGAGTTCACCCCGGTGTCGACGGTTGGCCTCAACTTCTCGCTGGCCTCCGGCAAGGACGACTACCAGGGGGCGGACGCGAGCCAGACGTTCGGCTTGCTGAACAACAAGAACACGTCGTACGGCGTGGGCGTCAACTTCGCGCCGAGCGCAAAGGTGAACCTGGGCGCTGATTACGCCCGCGAGACCTTCAACTCGGTCCAGCAGTCGCGCAACGCCAACCCGGCTCCGGACGCGTCGTGGACCGACCCGAATCGGAACTGGACCCTGACGAACGACGAGAAGGTGAATACCTTCTCGCTGTATCTCAACCTGGTCAAGGCGCTGGCGAAGACCGACATCCGGGTCGGCTACGACTACAGCGATTCGGATCAGGGATTCCTGCACGGCGGGCCGCGCATCGCCGCCCTGTCGACGCTCGGCACGTTCATCGCGTTGCCGAACGTGACCAACAAGTGGAACCACCTCACGTTCGACCTCAAGTACCTCCTGTCGCCGAAGGTCGGCATCGGCTTCTCGTACTGGTACGAGAAGTTCGCGGTGGCCGACTTCGCGACGATCAACACCGCGGGACCGGCGACGCTGCCGGTGGCCAGCCTCGGGTCGCAGACCGACACGCTGCGGAACAACTGGCTCGGCTCCATCACGACCGGGTACGGCAACCGGCCGTACACGGGGCAGACCGGCTTCGTGCGCGTGTTCTACCTGTTCTAG
- a CDS encoding ferrous iron transporter B, which translates to MSCHVAADRAALRPSLLQLRSRPLKLVLVGNPNVGKSVIFGRLTGRYATVSNYPGTTVGITSGRALVGAQVCDVVDSPGVNALDGVLSEDEHVTRRLLANREADLVVQVADARNLRRALMLTAQIATFQLPMLLVLNMVDEARRRGVEVDARRLSIELGIPVIETVAVEGRGLDEVKQALPDAAVARIPFEASRDHAAWAHETATRFRRLRPASIGRFQEYLGQAVRRPLTGLPILALVLYVVYLFVGVFGAQTLVNLIEHGVFEGYVNPAATALVTRFVPFAFARDFLVGQYGVITMGITYAIAIVLPVVATFFLVFGWLEDSGYIPRLAIFADRIFRVMGLNGKAVLPMVLGLGCDTMATMTTRILGTPKERLIAVLLLALGIPCSAQLATILGILGGISFAALLTLFGVVILQMFFVGFLAARVLPGERSDFILELPPMRLPGMRNLMSKTLLRIRWYLAEAVPLFLIGTALLFVLDRTGLLRVVIAAGKPVVTGLLGLPEESAQVFVMGFLRRDYGAAGLFQLAHAGRLSGVQAVVALTVMTLFVPCVANFLMIVREQGAKAGIAILSFVTVVALSTGTALHYVFRIFGVGF; encoded by the coding sequence ATGTCCTGTCACGTTGCGGCCGATCGCGCGGCACTGCGGCCCTCGTTGTTGCAGCTCCGATCCCGGCCGCTGAAGCTCGTTCTCGTCGGTAACCCCAACGTTGGCAAGAGCGTCATCTTCGGTCGCCTCACGGGCCGGTACGCCACCGTCTCCAACTACCCGGGCACGACCGTCGGCATCACGTCGGGGCGCGCGCTCGTCGGCGCGCAGGTCTGCGACGTCGTGGACAGTCCGGGCGTCAACGCGCTCGACGGCGTGCTCAGTGAGGACGAGCACGTCACGCGCCGGCTGCTCGCGAACCGCGAAGCCGACCTCGTCGTCCAGGTAGCCGACGCGCGGAACCTGCGGCGCGCGCTGATGCTGACCGCACAGATCGCGACGTTCCAGTTGCCGATGCTGCTCGTCCTCAACATGGTGGACGAGGCCCGGCGGCGCGGTGTCGAGGTCGATGCGCGCCGGCTCTCGATCGAACTGGGCATCCCGGTCATCGAGACGGTGGCCGTCGAAGGTCGGGGCCTCGACGAGGTCAAGCAGGCGCTGCCGGATGCGGCCGTCGCGAGGATCCCGTTTGAAGCCTCGCGCGATCACGCCGCCTGGGCGCACGAGACCGCGACGCGGTTCCGGCGCCTCCGGCCGGCCTCCATCGGTCGATTCCAGGAATACCTCGGGCAGGCCGTCCGCCGCCCGTTGACGGGGTTGCCCATCCTGGCGCTCGTTCTCTACGTCGTCTACCTGTTCGTCGGGGTGTTCGGCGCGCAGACGCTCGTCAACCTGATCGAGCACGGCGTCTTCGAGGGCTATGTGAACCCCGCGGCCACCGCTCTGGTCACCCGGTTCGTTCCCTTCGCCTTCGCGCGGGACTTCCTGGTCGGGCAGTACGGCGTGATCACGATGGGGATCACCTACGCGATCGCCATCGTGCTGCCGGTGGTCGCCACCTTCTTCCTGGTCTTCGGATGGCTCGAGGACAGCGGCTACATCCCGCGTCTGGCCATCTTCGCCGATCGGATCTTCCGCGTGATGGGGTTGAACGGCAAGGCCGTGCTGCCGATGGTGCTGGGGCTGGGCTGCGACACCATGGCGACGATGACCACGCGAATCCTCGGCACACCGAAGGAGCGGCTCATCGCGGTGCTGCTGTTGGCCCTGGGTATTCCCTGCTCGGCGCAGCTCGCGACGATCCTGGGCATTCTCGGCGGCATTTCGTTCGCGGCCCTGCTGACGCTGTTCGGCGTCGTAATCCTGCAGATGTTCTTCGTGGGCTTCCTCGCGGCACGCGTGCTGCCCGGCGAGCGGTCCGACTTCATCCTCGAGCTGCCGCCGATGCGGTTGCCGGGGATGCGGAACCTGATGTCGAAGACCCTGTTGCGGATCCGCTGGTACCTGGCCGAAGCCGTCCCGCTGTTCCTGATCGGAACGGCGCTACTGTTCGTTTTGGATCGGACTGGGCTGCTGCGTGTGGTGATCGCGGCGGGCAAGCCGGTGGTGACCGGGCTGCTGGGCCTTCCCGAAGAGAGCGCACAGGTCTTCGTCATGGGGTTCCTGCGGCGCGACTACGGCGCGGCCGGGTTGTTCCAACTGGCGCACGCAGGACGGCTGAGCGGCGTCCAGGCGGTGGTTGCGCTGACGGTGATGACGTTGTTCGTCCCGTGCGTCGCCAACTTCCTGATGATCGTTCGAGAGCAGGGCGCCAAGGCGGGAATCGCGATCCTGTCCTTCGTCACTGTTGTGGCGCTATCGACGGGAACGGCTCTACACTATGTCTTCCGGATCTTCGGTGTCGGATTTTGA
- a CDS encoding FeoA family protein, giving the protein MSDFERGRRLASLRVGERGVVARVLRDDPARAERLKALGVTPGARVRLLQRFPGFVFECDQTELAVEPAVARSILVEGDD; this is encoded by the coding sequence GTGTCGGATTTTGAGCGCGGGCGACGCCTGGCGTCGCTCCGGGTGGGTGAGCGGGGAGTCGTGGCGCGCGTGCTGCGCGACGACCCCGCGCGGGCCGAGCGGCTGAAGGCCCTCGGCGTCACGCCGGGCGCGCGCGTCAGGCTGCTCCAGCGGTTTCCGGGGTTCGTATTCGAGTGCGATCAGACGGAACTGGCCGTGGAGCCCGCTGTGGCTCGTTCGATCCTGGTTGAGGGCGACGACTGA